The DNA sequence GATGAAAGAGCGTTGCTGCTGCTGGGGCTATTAAAGAATCAGAGTCAGCACGGCTATCAAATTAATGAATTTATTGAAAGAAACCTAGGAAAAGTTATGGATTTGAAGAAAGCAACGGCCTATGCAATTCTGCATCGTTTGCATGAGGCCGGTTATGTTGAGTTCTATACGGAACAAGAAGAAAATCGCCCGCCACGCAAAGTGTATTCCATTACCAAAGAAGGCGAGGAGCAGTTTTATCGGCTGCTGCATGATGATCTAGCGCGCTTAGAGCATGGGATGGCGCTTCCAGGAGATATAGGTTTGATGTTTCTTGATTATCTTCCGCCAGAAGAAGCGCTGCGCAGTCTTGAAGTGGGGCTTGCCCATATAGAAGAGCAGATTCAATCATATAAGCAGGTACCTGAGCATAAGCACCAGCCCAGTGTGGACTTGGCGATTGACCGCCGTCGCAGGCTGATGCAGAGCGATCGGGATTGGCTTTTCGATACGATTGAGAAGCTGCGTGAGCGCACAAAGGCATAGAAAAAAGGAGTGGATTTACCGCTCCTTTTTTCTATAGCTTGGTAATGAAGTTGCATTATCTTTTATTCGTAGGATGCTTCGAAAATACGCAGCACTTCATCGGCCGAGAGATTATGCGTGCTAGCGATTGAATCGGTGTCATTTCCGTTTACTCGAATGGTTTCGTCAGCCAGAAGGCGTAAATCTTCACGTTTAATTCCAACACCTTTTAGCGTATCATAAACGCCGATTTCTTTATACCAGTGTATAAGTGACTCA is a window from the Aneurinibacillus sp. REN35 genome containing:
- a CDS encoding helix-turn-helix transcriptional regulator, translating into MDERALLLLGLLKNQSQHGYQINEFIERNLGKVMDLKKATAYAILHRLHEAGYVEFYTEQEENRPPRKVYSITKEGEEQFYRLLHDDLARLEHGMALPGDIGLMFLDYLPPEEALRSLEVGLAHIEEQIQSYKQVPEHKHQPSVDLAIDRRRRLMQSDRDWLFDTIEKLRERTKA